The Candidatus Lokiarchaeota archaeon region GCAGTCCGATGCTTGGAGATGGAAATCGGGTGCTTCTTCACCAACATGCAGTGGTTGCTCAGGGTCCTGCTCAAAGTTTTCACTCATAGTGTGGATAATCCACCCCTTGCCATTTCTATTTATCCAATGATTCAGAACGCAAAGAACTGGTTCAACCATTGATTTCTATGATATTAAGAATTTCTCAGGAAGCAGAGGATTGCTGTTGCAATGCGAATAAGATGCTAGCCCTGCCAGCTCAGACTTAACGGGTCGTACTTCCGCCTTCGTTGTCAGTGTGCAAATCCGAGAGACTGGTGCAGAAAGCCAAAGGAGATAGATTTAGTTTATTGATATTGTTTTTGTATAATCTTAGATGCTCTAGTTGTGTACAGGAGGCAAGCGGAGCGAGATCTATTCTTTGAAGTGCGTTTAGTGAAAGAAGCAGCGTATTCAGCTGACTGCACGCAGCAAGCGGACTTAAATCCAATGACTCGAGCCAGTTCTTTCTAAGGATTAGATACTCCAGCTTTTTGCAGGAAGCAAGTGGCGTTAGGTCAATTTCGGTCAGCTCATTGGACCAGAGATTAAGACCCTTCAGGTTTTTGCAGGATTTAAGTGACGATATGTCGACTGTTTCCAGCTTGTTATGATCAAGATTCAGTCTCTCCAGCTGTGTACAAGAGGAAAGCGCTGACAGATCTATGTAACGAATGTGTCTATCACCAAGTGTGATGTTTCTAACATCCGGAGGGTAAATCACTTGATGTGCAGTTCCATCTTCATTTTCGTAGCGAACAGTGACTCTTTCCACGTCAGAACCCCCGCGATTACATAGCACATTGTTGTGCTTATCATATATTAAGAATCCGCGTGTGGGCCAGAATCATATGGGTACTGGTTTTACGTCTAGGGGATATCAGGCATCAAGTGTTCCCGCTACGGTGCTCAGCCAGCTTGAAGATGTACTTCCGCATCTCTATGGACCGATTCATTCTCCTTTTTCATTCTCCAGGGTAAATTGCCACTTAGCGTTGCTTGCTATTTCGGCTAAACAAGTTTGAAGCCCTTGAGATACCTTTTCGATTAGAGACAATACCATCCTGCGTACTGGGAGAAAGCTATTTATTGTTTAATCGAATAAGAATTTGTTTTATAAAGGGATGTTGATTGAGTTGTCGGATCTATTGGACAAAACCAAAGCATCTCTTCCCAAAACGGAGGGAGAACTTGGCATATCAGGGCTTGAGGAAGATGTGGAAATCATCCGCGATAGATTTGGGGTTCCCCATATCTATGCAGAGAATTTGAATGATTTGTTTTTGGCGCAGGGTTACGTTACAGCGCAAGACAGGCTATGGCAGATGGAGCTGACTAGAAGGACCGTCAAAGGCACGATGTCTGAAATCGTCGGAGAGGCTATGCTGAAGTCAGACCTGTTCTACAGAAACATTGGTCTCAATAGGATTGCACAGAGGCTGGCCCACAGAATAGAAGAGAAAAAAACCGATGAGCATATTGAGATGTTGGATTCATATGGTGCAGGAATCAACCAATACATTTCTCACAACGAGGAAACTCTACCAATCGGATACGAACTCCTTCAATTCAGTCCGGAAGAATTCACGGCACAAGATCAAGTACTTGTTCTCTTAGGGCTCTCGTTTGGACTGAGCGCTACCAACTTCTTCAAGTTCATCAGATTCAAACTGATAGAGAAGTTCGGCGAAAAGACTGCGTCTATTTTATTTCCCCCCGGTAAGACTCCATCCTTCGCAGGTCAGTCGGAGCATGACTTCCTGACTTTTGTACAAAACTCGATTGGGAGCAACAACTGGGTAATATCGGGTGAGAAATCAATCACTGGGAAACCGTTGTTGGCAAATGACCCTCATCTAATGCATACCATACCAGGCATATGGTACGAGAACCATCTGAATGCACCCGATTTGAATGTTACAGGCTTTACGGTAGCTGGACTACCCGGAATCACGGTCGGGCACAACGGACACATTGGCTGGGGGTATACCAATTCCTTTGCTGATGTACAGGATTTGTATATTGAGAAAGTGAATCCTCAGAATCCACAACAGTATCGAAGTAATGGCAAATGGATAGATTTCGAAACTGCTGAGGAGACCATAGACATCAGAGGGAAGGAAGCTTTCCACAAGGAGTTCTTGCTGTCAGAACATGGGCCCATTCTTGAGTCGTATCCCGTGTCCTACGGTGATCTTGGGTTTTTGGAAATCGATGAGAAATACAAGCTGGCACATAGGGGTATTGAAAATGAGGTAGATATCTCAGAAGTATTTGCCGCTTTCCTTCTTCTCAACAAAGCCAAGAACTGGAACGAATTCAAAAACGCAGTGAAACATTGGACTCTTCCCAGTCAGAACATCGTGTATGCAGATGCCGAAGGGAATATCGGCTATCGCATGTCAGGTAAGATCCCGATTAGAAAACGTGGACAAGGTGTTGTTCCTGTTCCGGGGTGGAATGAGGAATATGAATGGGACGGATACATACCCTTTGAAGAGATGCCTCAGTCATTCAATCCAGAAACGCAATTAATTGCTACCGCGAATAACAAGGTTGTCCCTCCGGACTATCCCTATTTCATCAGTCACTACTTCTTGTATCCTTACAGATCGGACCGTATCATTGAGCTGCTGCTTGAGAAGCAAAAGCTTGGTGTCGAAGATTTCAAGCGGATTCAATTAGATCTCTATTCTCGGATAGCTCGAAAAATCTGCCAATATTTGACCAACATTGAACCACGGAATGAACGACAAGCTGAAGCCCTAGAGATACTGAAGAAATGGGATTATCACGTGAGGGTGGACAGTGGTGCTGCACTGATCTATCATGTTTGGATTACGAAGTTCTTGGAGCTTGTATTCAAAGAAAGACTCGGCAAGAAGCTATTCACGCTTTTCATGAATGGTGCTGCAAACACGCTTCATTTCTTGAAATATCCTTCCAGATGGTTGTACCCTGAGGAGAGCCAATCGAACGTGGAGAATCGAGATAGGGCGCTTTCAGACAGTTTGGACATGACTCTTGGTGAGCTTACGGAAAAGCACGGTGATGACATGGAGAGCTGGAGATGGGGCCTACAGCATCATCTTACGTTCGTCCACCCCTTGTCTAAGATTCATCCTGATCTGAAGATATTGAATCGCGGACCCTTTGAAGTACCCGGCGACTTTTTCACTTTGAACGCTTTCTGGAACGCTTCACTTGAGGAGAATAAATGCAACGGAGGGGTTACAATGAGGATGATTCTTGACTTCAGTGACCTGAGTAAATCTGTGGCAGTTGCACCGCCAGGTCAATCAGGACATCCATTGAGTGAGCACTATGGTGACATGATTGAACCATGGTTAAACGGAGAATATCATCAGATGCTCTTTACTCGAGAAGACATCGAGAGAGACCCAAAAGCAACTCTCGTGTTAAGGGCCACCTAGGGGGTGGCTTAACCAGTGTTTTGAGCAGTGGTGTTCGTGATGCCCTCTTTGGCATTGACAAATTACTGAGCGGGAGCCCGAAGATGTGGCAGGCTATCATCTCATCAATCTGAAGAAGGTGCTGGTTGGCGCAAATAGCGGCACAATAAGATAATGACTATGATTATCACTGCAATTGTGACGATTGACATTATGCTACCAAATATCAGAGGCAATTCCAAATCTTGCACTTTTTCTCACTCCTTCCCCATTTCACCAGGAATAACGTTCCTACAGCTACATCAAACGCATCGTAGTCTTATTAACTATTCTTGAGGCCGCCAAGATGGTACACACTCTTTCATTGTGGGGATGTTTGCTCGTTGGGTACAAGTAGCAAAACCGTACAATCTACAACCTCACGACAGAAATGAAGTTTCCTGTTGTTGTATGCTCTTGAGCACGTACCTTTCACAGAGATTCATCTGTCTTTGTGATGTAACCCATGTGGTCGTTTCCTTTATTTGGCACGCCACCATTACTGAGATACCATGAAAGTCGGTATTCTTACTAGCGGCGGCGACGCACCTGGCATGAACGCTGCTATCCGTGCTGTTGTGCGAGTTGGCTGTGCAAGAGGATTTGAGGTGGTAGGTTTTCTGGGTGGGCTACAGGGCCTTATCGACAAGGACTTCAAGCCATTGGATGCCAGAAGCGTTGCTCATATCATTCATCGAGGTGGCACTATCCTCACCACCGGCCGCTCCAAGGAGTTCAAGACGAAGGAAGGCGTTACTGCCGCAGCGGATACACTCCGCGAGCTGAGCCTTGATGCGCTCATAGCAATCGGTGGAGATGGCACCATGCGAGGCTTGGCCTACCTAGGAGAACACTGGAATGGGATACTGATTGGACTCCCGGGCACAATCGATAACGATGTCTATGGAACCGACTACAGCATCGGCTTTGATACCGCCGTCAACAATGCACTCGAAGCAATCGATAAGATCCGAGATACCGCTACATCTTATGCGAGAGTTTTCTTAGTCGAGGTTATGGGCCGTCACTCTGGGCATATAGCTGCGCACGTTGGAATTGCTTCAGGAGCGCTTGCACTGGCCATCCCTGAGACAAAGACTGACTTGAAGCAAATCGCAGACAAAATCATTCGGGGACGGGAGCGAGGCAAAACAAGCGCGATAGTCGTGGTAGCAGAAGGCGACGAGGCGGGAGACGCCACAGAAGTAGGCCGGAAACTCTCGAAGATGATTGATGAAAAATGCAGGGTTTCTGTGCTGGGATACATTCAACGCGGTGGGAATCCTACAAGAAAGGATCGTTTGCTTTCGAGCAGATTGGGAGCACATGCTGTGAAATGCATACTTGAGAAGCGGAGCGGTGTGATGCTTGGCGAAATCGATGGTGAAATCGTAGAGACTCCCTTCGAGGAGACCTGGTCGAATAGCAAAGGTATTCCCAAGTGGATGTTAGATCACATGGCTGAGCTGGCGAGTTAGTTCCCATGTGGATGTATTGGTGCTCAAGAGACACTATTTCATCGATTCCACCCTGACTCGAAAACGTATAATACCGCGGCGTAGATACATGCTGAGAAGGTATGCCCTTTGGAATTGCTCTATCTTATTCCGGGCGACGGAATGCCAGCTGAAGAAATCCAGCGACGAGAGAAAGTCACGAATGAACTGGCAAGACCCGGAACAAAAGTTACCGTTGAAGAGGTTGGAGAAGGCCCGCTTTCTATCGAATCCGAGATAGAAGCGTACATGTCGGTAGGCCCGATGCTAGAATGGCTGTTCAACCTGAGGAAGGACAACACATTCGATGCAATCATGATCGGCTGCGCTGGAGACCCGGGATTGGCAGCTGCACGAGAGTTGATGGAAGTTCCAGTTATCGGTCCGGCGGAAGCTGCGTATCATATCGCCTGCATGGTTGCAGATCGCTTCAGTGTGATATCCCCTCGACAAGCAGGTGCAACTGAATCGGCAGATGACATCTTAGCCAAGACTAGAGCGAGGGGGCTTGGCAGTCTGCTTGCATCAGTAGAGTTTGTTGAGATGCCGATTACAGAGATGTGGAGCGATGATCCCACCAGGGTCATTAAACAGGCTAGCGATGCGATTCACAAAGCCAAGGAGCATGGAGCAGGCGCTGTGGTTCTGGGTTGCATGTCCATGGCGTTTCGCACTGCCACTACGAATTGGGATGTCGGAATCCCGGTCATCAATCCGTTATCAGCTGCAATCAAGATGGCTGAAAGCTTCGTAGACATGGGCATAATGCAAAGCCGTGTAACGTATCCAGCTGCAGACATTGAGAAGCTGGTGGATACGGTTTTCAAAGAATGATGAGAGGTCACACAATGGGAAAAGGAAAGGAGTACTCGGGGTACAAAGCTTACGATTACCTAGAACCTGGAATCGATTACAAGGCATTCAAGTTCAGAGAAGCGACACCAGAGGAATGGTCGTATCTGGTTCCGCTGTCGAAGTCCGAAGAAGAGCGCGTGGAAGAAATCATCGAGAAGAACATCATCATTGATCTCCACGAGCATCCGGTCTTCTATACGGAGGACCCTGCAGAATCGCTTGACCTGAACAGAGAAGGCAGGGACTTCATGGCCTACGAATCACTGAGCAGGTCGGGCCTGGACTGCGTTTTTGACAATATGATGAACGGGTCGGCAATCAT contains the following coding sequences:
- a CDS encoding leucine-rich repeat protein, which produces MYDKHNNVLCNRGGSDVERVTVRYENEDGTAHQVIYPPDVRNITLGDRHIRYIDLSALSSCTQLERLNLDHNKLETVDISSLKSCKNLKGLNLWSNELTEIDLTPLASCKKLEYLILRKNWLESLDLSPLAACSQLNTLLLSLNALQRIDLAPLASCTQLEHLRLYKNNINKLNLSPLAFCTSLSDLHTDNEGGSTTR
- a CDS encoding ATP-dependent 6-phosphofructokinase encodes the protein MKVGILTSGGDAPGMNAAIRAVVRVGCARGFEVVGFLGGLQGLIDKDFKPLDARSVAHIIHRGGTILTTGRSKEFKTKEGVTAAADTLRELSLDALIAIGGDGTMRGLAYLGEHWNGILIGLPGTIDNDVYGTDYSIGFDTAVNNALEAIDKIRDTATSYARVFLVEVMGRHSGHIAAHVGIASGALALAIPETKTDLKQIADKIIRGRERGKTSAIVVVAEGDEAGDATEVGRKLSKMIDEKCRVSVLGYIQRGGNPTRKDRLLSSRLGAHAVKCILEKRSGVMLGEIDGEIVETPFEETWSNSKGIPKWMLDHMAELAS